The sequence below is a genomic window from Campylobacter ornithocola.
ATTTGATGATATTTTTGATTGTATAGGAAATGGAGAATATTATTTTCACTCTATAGAAAAAATAGAAAAAAATATAGCTAAATTGTATTTTTATCCCGTTTCTTTTCCTTATGGTGGAGTTGAACCTATAATCGAGTTTATAAAATCATTCCAAATGAAAATTCTTACAATTGATTGTGGTTATATGGAAGAATTTGAATATTAAAAGCCTTAAAAGACTTTTAATATTAAAGCAAGCAAAATGCTATAACGCTACCTAAGATAAGCAAAGAACCATTAAAGCATAAAAATGTTGGTATACAAGTATCTTTGATATGATCACCTTGTTTATCTGCACTAAGTCCTACACTAACCCCTAGGGTAGTTTCACTAGCAGGCGATCCTGCATCACCTAAAGCTCCTGCAACACCGATGATAAAAATAATTGCAACAGGTGAAAAACCAAGCTCTATACATATAGGACAAAATAAAGCAGCGATAATAGGGATAGTACCAAAAGAACTTCCTATACCTATGGTGATTAAAAGCCCTATGGCTAGCATGATAAAAATAGCTAAAAAGTGACTTTGCTCCATAAAAGGCACACTTGTTTTTACAAGCTCAGCTATACCTCCACTTTGCTTTAAAACCTCTCCATACCCAGAAGCAACAAGCATTACAAAGGCTATATAACCCATGATTTTAAGCCCATCATCAAAAACTAAATTAACTTTGTTATACTCTACTCCGCCCAAAATCACCATCAATACAAAACCTAAAAGCCCTGATAAAGGTAAATTGTGCGTTAAAATTTGCAAAATCAAAGTCAGCAAAAGACCAGCTAAAACACCCCATTCTTTTTTACTCATTTTTAAATTTTCAAAATCCATTTTGGCAATTTGCTCTTCTTGATATTCTCTTGGTTTAGCATAAAATACAAACACAGCCAAAAACAAGCCAACTAGCATACAAATAGCTGCAAAAGCCATAGTTTGAGAAACTTCTCCTAAGCTAATTTGCACTCCATTTGAATTTAAATTGTCCACAAGCAAAGTTTGAAAAATAAGCCCAAATCCCAAAGGTACCACCATATAAGGAGTTGTAAGTCCAAAAGTTAATGCACAAGCAATAGCCCTGCGATCTATTTTTAACTTATTAAAAAGTTTTAATAAAGGTGGGATCAATAAAGGCACAAAAGCCACATGTATAGGAATTAAATTTTGCGAAAAACAAGCAATAAGCGCTAATGAAAGTATAAGTAAGTATTTTTTATGTGAAATATAATGCGAAACTACTTTAATCAAATATGCTGTTAAATTAGTCCTAGATATAGCTGCAGCTACTGCTCCAAGTAAAATATAACTTAGTGCTGTTTGCAAATTTCCTTGCATACCATCAATTAAAACTTTCATAGAATCCATCATAGCCTGTGGAAGCTGTGCAAAAAATTCTACCAAAGTCAAATGTTCTACATTCATAAATTTAGACCAAACGCCGACAAAAAGTCCTGAAAGTAAAACACTA
It includes:
- a CDS encoding Na+/H+ antiporter NhaC family protein; translated protein: MLLTNPVFIGVVLMTLLCFFRFNVLLSVLLSGLFVGVWSKFMNVEHLTLVEFFAQLPQAMMDSMKVLIDGMQGNLQTALSYILLGAVAAAISRTNLTAYLIKVVSHYISHKKYLLILSLALIACFSQNLIPIHVAFVPLLIPPLLKLFNKLKIDRRAIACALTFGLTTPYMVVPLGFGLIFQTLLVDNLNSNGVQISLGEVSQTMAFAAICMLVGLFLAVFVFYAKPREYQEEQIAKMDFENLKMSKKEWGVLAGLLLTLILQILTHNLPLSGLLGFVLMVILGGVEYNKVNLVFDDGLKIMGYIAFVMLVASGYGEVLKQSGGIAELVKTSVPFMEQSHFLAIFIMLAIGLLITIGIGSSFGTIPIIAALFCPICIELGFSPVAIIFIIGVAGALGDAGSPASETTLGVSVGLSADKQGDHIKDTCIPTFLCFNGSLLILGSVIAFCLL